The Schistocerca americana isolate TAMUIC-IGC-003095 chromosome 5, iqSchAmer2.1, whole genome shotgun sequence genome includes a window with the following:
- the LOC124616360 gene encoding uncharacterized protein LOC124616360, whose protein sequence is MTKFLRTEEDIINGLNEILDNESEGEPLESLSEEEFPSPIVPDSSSEDDVIPAKVLLNADEKGTAATKTNSSGGSGPPEGRRGQQNAQGSGLLQFPSGSDIVAPDGTTWNVGVIGDCSAGRYGQQNVFKDRTGPSLHAKRNVNETCYSTWHLMIMDKILKHIVKCAETEARRVLSSDEWSIKIEELEAFIAILYVRDVIGAQSSVKWGNNFVKSTMAHDRFREILCYLRFDIRSTRSERLREDKFALVSEIWNEFIANAQSSSYIPGPYITIDEQLFPSKCHCRFTQFMASKPDKYGQKYSMAVDKDSKNIL, encoded by the exons ATGACCAAATTTCTACGCACAGAAGAGGACATTATAAATGGGCTAAATGAGATTTTAGATAATGAATCTGAGGGTGAACCACTGGAGTCTTTATCTGAGGAAGAATTTCCGTCACCAATAGTTCCAGATTCTTCATCAGAAGACGATGTTATTCCTGCGAAGGTTCTACTGAATGCTGATGAGAAAG gaacagctgccacaaAGACTAATTCAAGTGGAGGAAGTGGACCTCCTGAAGGTCGACGTGGACAACAAAATGCCCAGGGTTCTGGACTACTTCAGTTTCCTTCAGGAAGCGATATTGTAGCACCCGATGGAACAACCTGGAACGTTGGAGTAATAGGTGACTGTTCAGCTGGAAGATATGGACagcagaatgttttcaaagataggaCAGGACCATCTCTGCATGCAAAACGAAACGTGAATGAGACCTGTTACAGCACATGGCATCTAATGATAAtggacaaaattttgaaacatattgtaaAATGTGCAGAAACTGAAGCACGTCGTGTCCTGAGTTCAGATGAGTGGAGTataaaaattgaagaactggaAGCTTTTATAGCTATATTGTACGTCCGTGATGTTATTGGAGCTCAGTCGTCAGtgaagtggggaaataattttgtgaaatcaacAATGGCTCATGACAGATTCAGAGAGATACTGTGTTATCTCAGATTTGACATTAGATCCACAAGATCAGAACgactaagagaagacaagtttgctttggtatcagaaaTCTGGAATGAGTTTATTGCGAATGCACAATCTAGTAGCTACATACCAGGTCCATATATAACAATCGATgaacagctttttccttcaaagtgccATTGCAGATTCACGCAGTTTATGGCCTCAAAACCAGACAAATACGGGCAAAAGTATTCGATGGCGGTAGATAAAGACTCAAAAAATATATTGTGA
- the LOC124616362 gene encoding THAP domain-containing protein 1-like: MPAVCSAFNCTNRSDKTTNISYYKFPLKDKEITKRWVINMKRENWFPTTASCLCSAHFEEKYMYHTNIQRRLLSKAGHTIFNFPPHLQKQDKVLRPQPRERSFDNLQDVTVTALAQMPVGPTSVSADHNYCLPSPKKLKTQYNRVQAENVRLKKRIKQMKQLSVRHKRRIVQLQTLVAGLRRSLCSSVSDMLNSERVVGLLKELLELQCSAKCTLKSLLSIACFRKIKLVWAISSKSNAVTRGRDTADDCLD, from the exons atgcctgcagtgtgttcagcgttcaactgcacaaatcgcagcgataaaacaacaaatatttcatattataa atttcctttaaaagataaggaaattacaaaaagatgggttataaatatgaagcgagaaaactggtttcctactacagccagttgcctctgttcagctcattttgaagagaaatatatgtaccacacaaatatccagaggcgccttttgtcaaaagcaggacatactatctttaactttccaccacatttacaaaagcaagataaagtattacgaccacaacccagagagcgatctttcgacaatttgcaagatgtTACAGTGACAGCGTTAGCACAAA tgcctgtcggacccacatctgtttctgctgaccacaattactgtctaccaagccctaagaagttgaaaacacaatataacagagtacaagcagaaaatgtgcgactaaagaagcggataaagcaaatgaagcaacttagtgtacgacacaaaagaagaatagtgcagttacagactttagttgctggtttgagaagaagcctatgtagttcagtttctgatatgttaaacagtgaacgtgtagttggtttgttgaaggagctattggaacttcagtgcagtgctaaa tgtacactgaaatcactgctgtctattgcttgttttagaaaaataaagctagtatgggctatttcaagtaagtcaaacgcagttacaagggggcgggacacagcagacgattgccttgactaa